A genome region from Chelonia mydas isolate rCheMyd1 chromosome 12, rCheMyd1.pri.v2, whole genome shotgun sequence includes the following:
- the ANKRD11 gene encoding ankyrin repeat domain-containing protein 11 isoform X1: MPKGGCSKTPQSDDFSLSNDMVEKQTGKKDKDKVSLTKTPKLDRSDGGKEVKERATKRKLPFTVGTNGDQKDSDTEKQGPERKRIKKEPATRKPGLLFGMGLSGIRAGYPLSERQQVALLMQMTAEESANSPVDTTPKHPSQSTVCQKGTPNSASKTKDKVNKRNERGETRLHRAAIRGDARRIKELIIEGADVNVKDFAGWTALHEACNRGYYDVAKQLLAAGAEVNTKGLDDDTPLHDAANNGHFKVVKLLLHYGGNPHQSNRKGETPLKVANSPTMVNLLLGKTTYPSSEESSTESSEEEDAPSFAPSSSVDGNNTDSEFEKGLKHKTKSQEPPKTTITPVKDEYEFDEDDEQDRVPPVDDKHLLKKDYRKETKANSFISIPKMEVKTYTKNNTITPKKPAHRILSDTSDEEDTSVAVGTGEKLRLSTHSILPSSKTREPSNAKQQKEKNKVKKKRKKETKSKEVRFGKKNDKFCSSESESENLESEEDDRDSVQSSSCVKDSRLVLKESSLFNSLSASSTSSHGSLASQKHNPNLPDQHSKHWRTDNWKTISSPAWSDVSSLSDSTRTRLTSESDYTSEGSSLQSLKPVRKKQEHKKKNNSHNTVSEKKNSFHANVDGAIPKLDKEGKVVKKHKTKHKHKNKEKGQCPVSQDIKIIKTFSFEYEDSKQKPDKGLIETESPSENKLKVLKHEREHCKKEEKLLKSKSEEKEWLFKDETGKASKEEKSLKKVKEGNKDISKFFREEKSSKEKPIKEKSPKEEKPRIHKEERKKKSKEKQSKSEKKNDLKEEKITKLEKDKTFKEEREKCKKEKVYKEEPVFDEFSNKSQLLESEDTKFSLSDDQQERWFSDLSSDSSFDFKGEDSWDSPVTDFREIKNDSMAKLILETVKEEIKDKKRENKTREKKEYNEKRNEKDTFLKKRERESVDKNPEKKKDQTEKHKVTPSYLPEKDKKRKDSAESVKERKEKDPGEINKERKDSSDSCKDRKDIKIKQEEPYRDEFKEYGCETFFKEKSDPEFSGKNVESGERHHSGKDKEKKDAPDKEKKEKLKPEKYKEKSKEADKEKNEKAVAEKNQKDKELDKSFKEKKDPKEKYKDLHNKDKERKTSLDYIKEKKEKNFSGDREDFSEKRDEKKGKEKSWYSIADIFTDESEDEKDDYSLSGFKIGEAVGSELHRMDSLQEKDDSMAAEKELYLADKHRKYSSDRQHSGEKQKDKEKKKDKGLAEGGKEKKEKSFFEKHKEKKDKDSVEKYKDRKDRTSVDSTQEKKNKQKLPEKAEKKHAAEEKVKNKHKEKMDKEHSKEKKSSKGGETEKSLLEKLEEEALNEYRDDSNDKISEISSDSFTDRGQDPGLTNLFESSNLSLMDASEEKYKDSLPLPCLQDKLKEKERHRHSSSSSKKSHEKEKAKKEKTEKKEKMDDFKDSSNRKDSNQYEKEFSVDGETFGISYSMKAEVEEDLDKNIDYLFSEKKDKNDPERELSKKAEKEKTYGSSTISTVKEKKKREKHKEKWKDEKEKHRDKHTDGFFKHHKDETKSVVKDKDSPQVITFKDKSKEENLKFSETKLKEKLKENQEKDKTESLKISNGNDKITLSKDGSKKDNRPREKLLGDGDLMMTSFERMLSQKDLEIEERHKRHKERMKQMEKMRHRSGDPKLKDKIKTSEEMRKRSLDLTTKKPLALDTQLKDKKLKDLGPLTPILSPDNKPQPAVGTDSKDWITGPQLKEILPASPRPDQNRPTGVPAPASVVSCPSYEEVMQTPRTPSCSNEDYTDLMFDCADSQHSLPISTMSMNACSPSFFDRYANASSGLPDNPSQTPTRTIPSTNLYRSISVDIRRVPEDEFSAGDKFFRQQSVPATSNYDSPVQHLMEEKVPLPSVPAEKFQCMSPGYYSPDYGIPSPKVETLHCAPVGNVVQSPESIFSGLQAKSSPSHRDELLAPSVESALPPDLGMPLDTTEEQQATASILPPESTFLPPIEENHLSSGISEQNNMDWDNPPSRNPDPPMPPSLIGNPSDHPVSWSVGSELLMKSPQRFPESPKPFCSLDPIHPAPVPFISTDSPYPVSPISYPLSVSEPGLDEVKEDAEEAVPGEMATAEEQAPYMSPTRLDTFFNNCKPLPEETPEMPLDPPCIPTETPAEAVNTLENSYLENSSVAPVNSEEPVTWPDPFTNSEDDLDLGPFSLPELPLQAKDVPDAEMTEVAPVEESPGAAPEVINTGVINVSVSVTASREQEELPLNQPSNLLPVEPEPRLEEQKPEVIAPEATSEALNVPEERRLEESEAQSFQQTASIELAQPEKQEGETNHEELPSSNCAVESGSQSSLAQANAAESGVAQDSAAVRSGSQVSSIQTETPQGTTPVETIEPVQKPVAEVSKPPKIEEIPQRITRNRAQMLANQNKQNTAPSEKEFPPVSAPSTRAKGRVTEEDDAQAQHPRKRRFQRSSQQLQQHINTSTQQTREMIQQTLAAIVDAIKLDDIEPYHSDRSNPYFEYLQIRKKIEEKRKILCYITPQAPQCYAEYVTYTGSYLLDGKPLSKLHIPVIAPPPSLAEPLKELFKQQEAVRGKLRLQHSIEREKLIVSCEQEILRVHCRAARTIANQAVPFSACTMLLDSEVYNMPLENQGDENKSVRDRFNARQFISWLQDVDDKYDRMKTCLLMRQQHEAAALNAVQRMEWQLKVQELDPAGHKSLCVNEVPSFYVPMVDVNDDFVLLPA, encoded by the exons GATAAAGATAAAGTTTCCCTAACCAAGACTCCAAAGTTGGACCGGAGTGATGGTGGCAAAGAGGTGAAAGAGAGAGCTACGAAACGGAAGTTGCCTTTCACTGTTGGAACAAATGGAGATCAAAAAGACTCGGATACAG AAAAGCAGGGTCCAGAACGGAAGAGGATTAAAAAGGAGCCTGCCACTAGGAAGCCTGGCTTGCTGTTTGGAATGGGGCTTTCAGGAATCAGGGCTGGTTACCCACTCTCTGAGCGCCAGCAAGTCGCCCTTCTTATGCAGATGACAGCAGAAGAATCTGCAAATAGCCCAG TAGATACAACACCAAAGCATCCCTCTCAGTCTACAGTGTGTCAGAAGGGAACTCCTAACTCTGCCTCCAAAACCAAAGATAAAGTAAATAAGAGAAATGAGCGTGGAGAGACTCGGCTGCATAGAGCTGCCATCCGAGGAGATGCCCGGCGCATCAAGGAACTCATCATTGAGGGCGCAGATGTCAACGTTAAGGACTTCGCAG GCTGGACAGCATTGCACGAGGCATGTAACCGGGGCTACTATGATGTTGCAAAGCAGTTGCTTGCTGCCGGCGCGGAAGTCAACACAAAGGGGTTGGATGACGACACCCCGCTGCATGATGCAGCTAATAATGGGCATTTCAAG gTGGTAAAATTGTTGTTACATTACGGAGGGAACCCTCATCAAAGCAACAGGAAGGGAGAGACGCCTTTAAAAGTCGCTAATTCCCCCACCATGGTGAATCTACTCCTGGGAAAGACCACCTATCCCTCTAGTGAAGAGAGCTCAACAG agaGCTCAGAGGAGGAGGACGCCCCTTCATTTGCACCTTCCAGCTCCGTCGATGGCAATAACACAGACTCTGAGTTTGAAAAAGGCTTGAAACATAAGACAAAGAGTCAAGAGCCCCCCAAAACAACAATCACACCGGTAAAGGATGAATATGAATTTGATGAAGATGATGAGCAGGACAGAGTCCCGCCCGTCGATGACAAGCATTTGCTGAAAAAGGATTACAGGAAAGAGACTAAAGCAAACAGTTTTATTTCCATACCCAAAATGGAAGTAAAAACCTATACTAAAAATAACACAATTACACCAAAGAAACCTGCCCATCGCATCCTGTCAGACACGTCGGATGAAGAGGATACCAGTGTAGCTGTGGGGACTGGCGAGAAGCTGAGACTATCGACTCACTCGATACTGCCCAGCAGCAAGACTCGAGAGCCCTCCAACGCCAAGCAACAGAAGGAGAAGAATAAAGTCAAAAAGAAGCGGAAAAAGGAGACAAAGAGCAAAGAGGTTCGGTTTGgcaaaaaaaatgacaaattttgTTCCTCTGAATCAGAGAGTGAAAATTTGGAGAGTGAGGAGGATGATAGAGACTCTGTGCAAAGCTCTAGCTGTGTAAAGGACTCTAGGCTAGTGCTAAAGGAATCCTCCTTGTTCAACTCTCTGTCTGCCTCTTCCACCTCTTCTCATGGGAGTTTAGCTTCACAGAAACATAACCCTAATCTTCCAGACCAGCACTCCAAGCACTGGAGGACAGACAATTGGAAAACCATATCTTCTCCAGCATGGTCAGATGTCAGTTCCTTATCGGACTCCACAAGGACGAGACTGACGAGCGAGTCAGACTATACGTCTGAGGGTTCCAGTTTACAGTCGTTAAAGCCAGTGAGAAAGAAGCAGgagcacaaaaagaaaaataactctcACAATACTGTCTCTGAGAAGAAGAATTCATTCCATGCCAACGTGGACGGAGCAATTCCAAAGCTGGATAAGGAGGGAAAGGTTgttaaaaaacataaaacaaaacataaacacaaaaacaaagagaaggGACAATGCCCAGTCAGCCAAGAcattaaaataatcaaaactttttcttttgaaTATGAGGACTCTAAGCAAAAGCCTGACAAGGGTTTGATAGAGACTGAAAGTccaagtgaaaataaattaaaagtgtTAAAACATGAGAGAGAACActgtaaaaaggaagaaaagctaCTGAAAAGTAAATCAGAGGAGAAGGAATGGTTGTTTAAAGATGAGACTGGAAAAGCCTCCAAAGAggagaaatcattaaaaaaagtcaaagaGGGGAATAAAGACATCAGCAAATTTTTCAGAGAGGAGAAGTCAAGTAAAGAAAAACCCATAAAGGAGAAGTCTCCCAAAGAGGAGAAACCTAGAATACAcaaggaggagagaaagaaaaaatcaaaggaaaagcagtcaaaatctgaaaagaagaatgatctgaaggaggagaaaatTACTAAACTGGAGAAAGACAAAACCttcaaagaagagagagaaaaatgtaaaaaagaaaaagtttacaAAGAAGAGCCTGTATTTGATGAGTTTAGTAATAAAAGCCAATTGCTGGAAAGCGAGGACACAAAATTCAGCCTTTCTGATGATCAGCAAGAGAGATGGTTTTCTGATTTGTCTTCTGATTCATCCTTTGATTTCAAAGGTGAGGATAGCTGGGATTCTCCAGTAACAGACTTCAGGGAGATTAAAAATGACAGCATGGCAAAACTAATCCTAGAAACAGTGAAGGAAGAAATTAAAGACAAGAAAAGGGAGAATAAaacaagggaaaagaaagaaTACAATGAAAAACGCAATGAAAAGGATACAttcttaaaaaagagagagagagaaagtgtcgACAAAAACCCTGAGAAGAAAAAGGACCAAACTGAAAAGCATAAAGTCACTCCTAGTTATCTGCCTGAAAAGGACAAGAAAAGGAAAGATTCTGCAGAAAGCGttaaagagagaaaggaaaaagatcCAGGTGAAATcaacaaagagagaaaagatTCCTCTGATAGCTGTAAAGACCGAAAGGACATAAAAATTAAACAAGAGGAGCCCTATCGAGATGAGTTTAAAGAATATGGTTGTGAAACATTCTTCAAGGAGAAATCTGAccctgaattcagtggaaaaaatgtgGAAAGCGGGGAAAGGCACCATTCAGGGAAAGATAAGGAGAAGAAAGATGCTCctgataaagaaaagaaagagaaactgaaacCAGAAAAATATAAGGAGAAATCCAAAGAAGCAgataaagagaaaaatgaaaaagctgtTGCTGAGAAAAACCAGAAAGACAAAGAACTGGATAaaagttttaaagagaaaaaagatcCTAAGGAGAAATACAAGGATCTGCATAACAAAgacaaagaaaggaagacttcTTTAGACTATAtcaaagagaaaaaagagaaaaacttcTCTGGAGATAGAGAGGACTTCTCTGAGAAAAGAgatgagaaaaaaggaaaagagaaaagctgGTACAGCATCGCAGATATCTTCACAGATGAAAGCGAAGATGAGAAGGATGATTACAGCTTAAGCGGATTCAAAATTGGTGAGGCCGTTGGGAGTGAATTGCATCGAATGGACAGTCTACAAGAAAAAGATGATAGCATGGCTGCTGAAAAGGAACTTTATCTTGCTGACAAGCACAGAAAGTACTCTTCTGACAGGCAACATTcaggagagaaacagaaagataaagagaagaaaaaggacaaAGGATTAGCAGAAGGtgggaaggagaaaaaagagaagagTTTCTTTGAAAAACACAAAGAGAAGAAGGATAAAGATTCTGTCGAGAAGTATAAAGACAGGAAAGACAGAACCTCAGTAGACTCCacccaagaaaagaaaaacaagcaaaagCTCCCTGAAAAGGCCGAAAAGAAGCATGCTGCCGAGGAGaaggtaaaaaacaaacataaggaaaagATGGATAAAGAACATTCCAAAGAAAAGAAGTCTTCAAAAGGAGGAGAGACCGAGAAGAGCCTGTTGGAAAAATTGGAGGAGGAGGCCCTCAATGAATATAGAGATGACTCCAATGATAAAATAAGTGAGATTTCTTCTGATAGCTTCACAGACAGAGGACAAGATCCAGGACTAACCAACCTCTTTGAGTCTTCTAACCTTTCTCTTATGGATGCCTCTGAGGAAAAGTATAAAGATTCTCTTCCTTTGCCCTGCTTGCAAGACAAACTCAAGGAGAAGGAGAGGCACAGGCATTCCTCATCTTCATCAAAGAAAAGTCAcgagaaagagaaagcaaagaaggaaaaaaccgagaaaaaagagaaaatggatgACTTTAAAGACTCCAGCAACAGAAAAGATTCCAATCAATAtgaaaaagaattctctgtggatGGGGAGACTTTTGGCATTTCCTACAGCATGAAAGCAGAGGTTGAGGAAGACCTGGACAAAAACATTGACtatttgttttctgaaaagaaagataaaaatgATCCTGAGAGAGAGCTCTCAAAGAAGGCAGAAAAGGAAAAGACTTATGGTTCCAGTACCATCAGCACAGTcaaagagaagaagaagagagaaaaacacaaGGAAAAATGGAAGGATGAAAAGGAAAAGCATAGAGACAAACATACAGATGGATTCTTTAAACATCACAAAGATGAGACAAAATCTGTGGTTAAAGACAAGGATAGCCCTCAAGTTATCACATTCAAAGATAAGTCAAAGGAGGAGAACCTCAAATTTAGTGAAACCAAACTGAAGGAGAAACTCAAGGAAAACCAAGAGAAAGACAAAACAGAGTCTCTAAAGATCAGTAATGGAAATGATAAAATAACATTGTCCAAAGATGGTAGCAAGAAAGATAACAGGCCTAGAGAGAAGCTTCTGGGTGATGGTGATCTAATGATGACCAGCTTCGAGAGGATGCTGAGCCAAAAAGACCTGGAAATTGAGGAGCGCCACAAAAGACACAAAGAGAGAATGAAGCAAATGGAGAAGATGAGGCACAGATCTGGAGATCCCAaattaaaagataaaattaaaaccTCTGAAGAGATGCGTAAGAGGAGTCTGGATTTGACCACAAAGAAACCACTAGCACTAGATACTCAGCTAAAGGACAAAAAGCTCAAAGACCTAGGTCCACTGACTCCTATATTGTCACCAGATAATAAGCCACAGCCTGCTGTGGGGACAGATTCAAAAGACTGGATAACTGGCCCTCAGCTGAAAGAAATTTTACCTGCTTCTCCCAGGCCAGATCAGAACAGGCCGACGGGTGTTCCAGCTCCAGCTTCCGTAGTTTCTTGTCCAAGCTATGAAGAAGTGATGCAGACACCAAGAACTCCTTCATGCAGCAATGAAGATTACACAGATTTGATGTTTGATTGTGCTGACTCTCAGCACTCTCTGCCCATATCCACAATGTCCATGAATGCATGTTCTCCATCCTTTTTTGACAGATACGCAAATGCTTCGAGTGGACTTCCCGACAATCCAAGTCAGACTCCAACAAGGACGATACCCTCCACAAACCTTTATCGTTCAATCTCTGTTGATataagaagggtccctgaagatgAGTTCAGTGCTGGAGACAAGTTTTTCAGGCAGCAAAGTGTCCCGGCAACATCAAATTATGATTCTCCAGTGCAGCATTTGATGGAGGAAAAAGTCCCTCTTCCTTCTGTTCCTGCAGAAAAGTTTCAGTGTATGTCTCCAGGGTATTATTCACCTGACTATGGAATTCCATCACCTAAAGTAGAAACTTTGCATTGTGCACCTGTTGGCAATGTTGTCCAATCACCTGAAAGCATCTTTTCTGGTTTACAAGCAAAATCCTCCCCCTCACATAGAGATGAGCTGCTTGCACCTTCTGTAGAAAGTGCTCTTCCCCCTGATCTTGGCATGCCTTTGGATACCACAGAAGAGCAGCAAGCTACTGCTTCTATTTTGCCACCAGAGTCTACCTTTTTACCACCTATTGAAGAAAACCATTTGAGTTCAGGTATTTCAGAGCAGAACAATATGGACTGGGATAACCCTCCTTCCAGAAACCCTGACCCTCCCATGCCTCCTAGTTTAATTGGTAATCCATCTGATCACCCTGTCAGCTGGTCAGTGGGATCAGAACTTCTAATGAAATCTCCCCAGAGGTTCCCTGAATCCCCTAAGCCATTCTGTTCACTGGACCCAATACATCCTGCACCCGTGCCCTTTATTTCTACAGATTCTCCATACCCGGTTTCTCCTATTTCCTATCCATTGTCAGTATCTGAACCGGGGCTTGATGAAGTAAAGGAAGATGCTGAAGAAGCAGTTCCAGGAGAAATGGCAACTGCAGAAGAGCAAGCTCCTTACATGTCCCCTACTAGATTAGACACTTTCTTCAATAACTGCAAGCCTCTTCCAGAAGAAACACCCGAGATGCCTTTAGACCCTCCTTGCATTCCAACAGAAACTCCAGCAGAGGCTGTTAACACTCTGGAAAACAGTTATTTGGAAAACAGTAGTGTTGCACCTGTAAACTCAGAAGAGCCAGTAACGTGGCCGGATCCATTCACAAACTCAGAAGATGACTTAGACCTTGGTCCCTTCTCGTTGCCGGAATTGCCGCTCCAAGCTAAAGATGTTCCAGATGCTGAAATGACTGAAGTGGCACCGGTAGAAGaaagcccaggagctgccccagaaGTCATAAATACTGGGGTCATAAACGTGAgtgtgtctgtcacagcttcccgTGAGCAGGAGGAGCTACCGCTTAATCAGCCAAGTAACTTACTACCTGTGGAACCAGAGCCACGGCTGGAGGAACAAAAGCCGGAAGTGATTGCACCAGAAGCTACCTCGGAAGCATTGAATGTACCAGAAGAGAGAAGATTAGAAGAGTCCGAGGCACAGAGTTTTCAACAGACTGCATCAATCGAGCTTGCTCAGCCAGAGAAACAAGAGGGAGAAACAAACCATGAAGAATTGCCCTCGTCAAACTGTGCAGTGGAGAGTGGATCTCAAAGCAGCTTGGCACAAGCGAACGCTGCTGAGAGTGGGGTCGCGCAAGACAGTGCTGCAGTACGAAGTGGGAGCCAAGTCTCTTCCATCCAGACAGAGACACCCCAAGGGACTACTCCAGTAGAAACCATAGAGCCAGTACAAAAACCAGTAGCAGAAGTTTCCAAACCACCCAAAATAGAAGAGATCCCGCAACGAATTACCAGGAACAGGGCTCAAATGCTGGCCAATCAAAATAAACAGAACACTGCACCTTCTGAGAAAGAGTTTCCTCCAGTTTCTGCGCCTTCCACGCGTGCAAAAGGGCGAGTGACGGAGGAAGACGATGCTCAAGCCCAACATCCACGTAAACGCAGGTTCCAGCGTTCCAGCCAGCAGCTACAGCAGCATATTAACACGTCCACCCAGCAGACAAGAGAGATGATACAGCAAACACTGGCAGCGATCGTAGATGCCATAAAACTGGACGACATCGAGCCCTATCACAGCGACAGATCAAACCCATACTTTGAGTATCTTCAGATCAGGAAAAAGATAGAAGAGAAGCGGAAAATCCTCTGCTACATCACTCCCCAAGCTCCCCAGTGTTACGCCGAATATGTCACCTACACAGGGTCCTACCTGCTGGATGGCAAGCCACTAAGCAAGCTTCACATTCCAGTG